A genomic stretch from Candidatus Coatesbacteria bacterium includes:
- a CDS encoding DUF1925 domain-containing protein, with the protein MVDRDKRDLLVPVIFHLHQPVGNFPGTFEHAFERSYQPLVRELDSSGLRFNLHISGALLDWLVDEHPVYVERLGELIWEERLELLGGGYYEPILAMLHPDDRRRQLERLADRLEELFDRRPAGAWLAERVWEPRLAAELAGAGYRYTLLDDRHFHDLGWSTEQVYRTFATADGADNLAVFPIDERIRYLIPWEEPAATLEYLAGARTGDADRPGVVVIMSDAEKMGLWPAKRGSTYTLCYRDGWMARFLGALKGEASLLCVRLSTALERRPPERLVYLPTASYDKMAVWALPTPARSRLEDLPERLEASVDTDAVRDDALKFIRGTHWRNFLVKYPSAGRLQRLYLYVRERLNNRRCDIDALEAAELWDLVDRAVVNDHFWHGLFGGAYYHFLRHHSYRCLARVLRRLDDAAGLRLEELDYEGLGRPTAVFNDHRQLLVLDHEGAVLEWLVKEPPAGLAGGFTRIAEPYHPAKTPGFKVDAARRGFARLALLPPASSAERFLTGGLEAVYPMLDSLDVSGKTARHGKTIRFAGRGLHLGQSVSLSGSGAWRWELELINPDSAPLAFDLLLDLSPSPPAGPKQLALATRSGESWSERSVTRRGRSKNVEAWRLADEGTGLTLSSEVAPAARLWRARLLTLEGTEAGVRRSWQGLQLVWAWRIELPPAGRRRLRAEFGVQGSR; encoded by the coding sequence ATGGTAGACAGGGACAAGCGCGACCTGCTGGTGCCGGTGATCTTCCACCTCCACCAGCCGGTGGGCAACTTTCCCGGCACCTTCGAACACGCCTTCGAGCGTAGCTACCAGCCTCTGGTGCGGGAGCTGGATTCAAGCGGGCTGCGCTTCAACCTGCACATCTCGGGAGCGCTGCTGGACTGGCTGGTCGACGAGCACCCGGTGTATGTCGAGCGGTTGGGTGAGTTGATCTGGGAGGAGCGGCTGGAGCTTCTCGGCGGGGGTTACTACGAGCCGATCCTGGCCATGCTCCATCCCGACGACCGGCGGCGTCAGCTCGAGCGGCTGGCGGACCGGTTGGAGGAGCTTTTCGACCGGCGTCCGGCGGGGGCCTGGCTGGCGGAGCGGGTTTGGGAGCCGCGTTTGGCGGCGGAGCTCGCCGGGGCCGGGTACCGTTACACTTTGTTGGACGACCGGCACTTCCACGATCTGGGCTGGTCGACGGAGCAGGTCTACCGCACCTTCGCCACGGCTGACGGGGCGGACAACCTGGCGGTTTTCCCGATCGACGAGCGTATCCGCTATTTGATTCCCTGGGAGGAGCCGGCGGCGACGCTGGAGTACCTCGCCGGCGCCCGCACGGGCGACGCCGACCGTCCCGGCGTGGTGGTGATCATGAGCGACGCCGAGAAGATGGGGCTCTGGCCGGCCAAGCGGGGCAGCACCTACACCCTGTGCTACCGGGACGGGTGGATGGCGCGCTTCCTCGGCGCCCTTAAGGGGGAGGCGTCGTTGCTCTGTGTGCGGCTGTCGACGGCCCTGGAGCGCCGCCCGCCGGAACGCCTGGTCTATCTGCCGACGGCCTCCTACGACAAGATGGCGGTCTGGGCCTTGCCGACCCCGGCCCGTTCCCGGCTGGAGGACCTGCCCGAGCGTCTGGAAGCCAGCGTCGACACAGATGCGGTCAGGGACGACGCGCTGAAGTTCATCCGCGGCACCCACTGGCGCAACTTCCTGGTCAAGTATCCTTCCGCGGGTCGACTGCAGCGGTTGTACCTCTACGTCCGTGAGCGCCTGAACAACCGCCGCTGCGATATCGACGCCCTCGAGGCGGCCGAGCTGTGGGACCTAGTCGATCGGGCCGTGGTCAACGATCACTTCTGGCACGGGTTGTTCGGCGGGGCTTACTACCACTTCCTGCGCCACCACTCCTATCGCTGCCTGGCCCGGGTGCTGCGCCGGCTGGACGACGCGGCGGGGCTCCGGCTCGAGGAGCTGGACTACGAGGGGCTGGGCCGTCCGACGGCCGTCTTCAACGACCATCGCCAGTTGCTGGTTCTCGATCACGAGGGCGCCGTGCTGGAGTGGCTGGTCAAGGAGCCGCCGGCGGGGTTGGCCGGCGGCTTCACCCGTATCGCCGAGCCCTACCATCCGGCGAAGACGCCGGGCTTCAAGGTCGACGCCGCCCGGCGCGGCTTCGCCCGTCTCGCCCTGCTGCCGCCGGCTTCGAGCGCCGAGCGCTTCCTGACCGGCGGCCTGGAGGCCGTCTACCCCATGCTGGACTCCCTGGACGTTTCCGGCAAGACGGCCCGGCACGGCAAGACGATTCGGTTCGCCGGTCGAGGGCTTCACCTCGGGCAGAGCGTGAGCTTGAGCGGCAGCGGCGCCTGGCGCTGGGAGCTGGAGCTGATCAACCCCGACTCCGCGCCGCTGGCCTTCGATCTGTTGCTCGACCTCAGCCCTTCCCCGCCGGCGGGACCCAAGCAACTGGCTTTGGCGACGCGCTCGGGCGAAAGCTGGAGTGAACGTTCGGTCACCCGGCGCGGTCGCAGTAAGAACGTCGAAGCCTGGCGCCTCGCCGACGAGGGGACGGGGCTGACCCTGTCCAGTGAAGTAGCCCCGGCGGCCCGGCTCTGGCGTGCCCGCCTGCTGACCCTCGAGGGCACCGAGGCCGGGGTGCGGCGGAGCTGGCAGGGCCTGCAACTGGTCTGGGCCTGGCGGATCGAGCTGCCCCCGGCCGGACGACGCCGCCTGCGGGCCGAGTTCGGCGTCCAGGGAAGCAGATGA
- a CDS encoding polysaccharide deacetylase family protein — MSINWWLFGAGAALLGLVALLRYHHRRRYGTTAPEPVVVLTYHKVQPELELGGTWLTPRAFHRQLELIRGARLPVFALVDYLEALHGDSPPRRGVVLTFDDGYRSVLEHARPLLEEFACPATVFLVTGYAGRPNDWDHSLARGRFRHLSWDEARELTASGLVTCGSHGVSHRDLTDLPDGELERELVESREAISAELGRTPKCFCYPFGRHDERVRAAVRESGYLYGIGVVDRTGRGRRHPTALARTGMYLTDGAGALAVRLGLRHPRRYWAEDLNNRIINWFTLLTAAQQRRRRRSGKADKP, encoded by the coding sequence ATGAGCATCAACTGGTGGCTCTTCGGCGCCGGGGCGGCCCTCCTCGGCCTGGTCGCCCTGCTGCGCTACCATCACCGCCGACGCTACGGCACGACGGCCCCGGAACCCGTGGTCGTGTTGACCTATCACAAGGTTCAGCCGGAGCTGGAGCTCGGCGGTACCTGGCTTACACCGCGGGCCTTCCACCGACAGCTCGAACTGATCCGCGGCGCCCGACTGCCCGTTTTTGCCCTGGTGGACTACCTCGAGGCCCTGCACGGCGACAGCCCGCCGCGGCGCGGGGTGGTACTGACCTTCGATGACGGCTACCGCTCCGTCCTCGAGCACGCTCGGCCCCTGCTGGAGGAGTTCGCCTGCCCGGCGACGGTTTTCCTGGTCACCGGCTACGCCGGACGGCCCAACGACTGGGACCACTCCCTGGCCCGGGGGCGCTTTCGCCATCTGAGCTGGGACGAGGCCCGGGAGCTGACCGCGAGCGGCCTGGTGACCTGCGGCAGCCACGGCGTCAGCCACCGCGACCTGACCGACCTGCCCGACGGCGAGCTGGAGCGCGAGCTGGTCGAGTCCCGCGAGGCGATCAGCGCTGAGCTGGGCCGGACGCCGAAGTGCTTCTGCTATCCGTTCGGCCGCCATGACGAGCGGGTGCGCGCCGCCGTCCGCGAATCCGGCTACCTCTACGGCATCGGCGTCGTCGATCGCACGGGCCGCGGTCGTCGACACCCCACGGCTCTGGCCCGGACGGGAATGTACCTGACCGACGGCGCCGGCGCCCTGGCCGTGCGTCTGGGCTTGCGCCATCCGCGACGCTACTGGGCCGAGGACCTCAACAACCGCATCATCAACTGGTTTACCCTGCTGACCGCCGCCCAGCAACGCCGCCGCCGCCGCTCCGGCAAGGCTGATAAACCTTGA